From a single Brassica napus cultivar Da-Ae chromosome C9, Da-Ae, whole genome shotgun sequence genomic region:
- the LOC106426089 gene encoding uncharacterized protein LOC106426089 isoform X2: MIPHLLPRPSPSRLRRIGSIRLVQSVQDPAQGQELLLRHVLLLQRRHEDVHPRRQPSAARLLSFDQVLHPKLILDHSISFGIGSRRREIVHPWVAMAMYIRVKRMKATYFIQCDPKETVLDVKHKLFTLIEKPVSSQRLVLMSTEEVLEDSKSLAEQQVENDAVVALTLRKVH, encoded by the exons ATGATCCCTCATCTTCTCCCTCGTCCCTCTCCCTCTCGTCTTCGTCGAATTGGCTCGATCCGCCTGGTTCAATCGGTACAAGATCCAGCCCAAGGTCAAGAACTCCTTCTCCGACATGTTCTGCTGCTACAGAGACGTCATGAAGATGTTCATCCTCGTCGTCAGCCCTCTGCAGCTCGTCTCCTATCCTTCGATCaag TTTTGCATCCTAAATTGATCTTAGATCACTCGATTTCATTCGGAATCGGAAGCAGAAGACGAGAGATTGTTCATCCTTGGGTAGCCATG GCCATGTATATTCGTGTGAAGCGCATGAAAGCAACTTACTTTATCCAATGCGATCCGAAAGAGACTGTTTTGGATGTTAAGCATAAACTGTTTACTCTCATTGAGAAACCAGTTAGCAGTCAGCGTCTTGTATTAATGTCTACTGAAGAAGTATTAGAGGATTCCAAATCTCTAGCGGAGCAGCAG GTTGAGAATGATGCAGTCGTGGCTCTGACTTTGAGGAAAG TTCATTGA
- the LOC106426089 gene encoding uncharacterized protein LOC106426089 isoform X1, which translates to MIPHLLPRPSPSRLRRIGSIRLVQSVQDPAQGQELLLRHVLLLQRRHEDVHPRRQPSAARLLSFDQVLHPKLILDHSISFGIGSRRREIVHPWVAMAMYIRVKRMKATYFIQCDPKETVLDVKHKLFTLIEKPVSSQRLVLMSTEEVLEDSKSLAEQQVENDAVVALTLRKDDNEFEDVDIAQPTDFSIS; encoded by the exons ATGATCCCTCATCTTCTCCCTCGTCCCTCTCCCTCTCGTCTTCGTCGAATTGGCTCGATCCGCCTGGTTCAATCGGTACAAGATCCAGCCCAAGGTCAAGAACTCCTTCTCCGACATGTTCTGCTGCTACAGAGACGTCATGAAGATGTTCATCCTCGTCGTCAGCCCTCTGCAGCTCGTCTCCTATCCTTCGATCaag TTTTGCATCCTAAATTGATCTTAGATCACTCGATTTCATTCGGAATCGGAAGCAGAAGACGAGAGATTGTTCATCCTTGGGTAGCCATG GCCATGTATATTCGTGTGAAGCGCATGAAAGCAACTTACTTTATCCAATGCGATCCGAAAGAGACTGTTTTGGATGTTAAGCATAAACTGTTTACTCTCATTGAGAAACCAGTTAGCAGTCAGCGTCTTGTATTAATGTCTACTGAAGAAGTATTAGAGGATTCCAAATCTCTAGCGGAGCAGCAG GTTGAGAATGATGCAGTCGTGGCTCTGACTTTGAGGAAAG ATGATAACGAGTTTGAGGATGTTGACATCGCACAGCCCACCGACTTCTCAATCTCATGA
- the LOC106426089 gene encoding uncharacterized protein LOC106426089 isoform X3 — protein MFCCYRDVMKMFILVVSPLQLVSYPSIKAMYIRVKRMKATYFIQCDPKETVLDVKHKLFTLIEKPVSSQRLVLMSTEEVLEDSKSLAEQQVENDAVVALTLRKDDNEFEDVDIAQPTDFSIS, from the exons ATGTTCTGCTGCTACAGAGACGTCATGAAGATGTTCATCCTCGTCGTCAGCCCTCTGCAGCTCGTCTCCTATCCTTCGATCaag GCCATGTATATTCGTGTGAAGCGCATGAAAGCAACTTACTTTATCCAATGCGATCCGAAAGAGACTGTTTTGGATGTTAAGCATAAACTGTTTACTCTCATTGAGAAACCAGTTAGCAGTCAGCGTCTTGTATTAATGTCTACTGAAGAAGTATTAGAGGATTCCAAATCTCTAGCGGAGCAGCAG GTTGAGAATGATGCAGTCGTGGCTCTGACTTTGAGGAAAG ATGATAACGAGTTTGAGGATGTTGACATCGCACAGCCCACCGACTTCTCAATCTCATGA